The Helianthus annuus cultivar XRQ/B chromosome 16, HanXRQr2.0-SUNRISE, whole genome shotgun sequence genome includes a window with the following:
- the LOC110919991 gene encoding ATP-dependent DNA helicase PIF1-like — protein sequence MAAVASRKGGLFFVYGYGGTGKTFLWKTLASAVRCRGEIVLNVASSGIASLLLPRGRTAHSCFHIPINLTEDSMCHIKPNSDIAILLKETQLIIWDEAPMVHKHAFEALDRTMSDVFSDGRGIRSDVPFGGKVFVFGGDFRQILPVIPNGTRQQIVCASLSSSYIWSKCKLLRLTKNMRLTIGADSSDMDSIRDFAKWLLDIGEGKLGDDNDGEAIIQIPGDLLITDNYDPIQSLIDFVYPSIMEQFWNPGDAKELVLKVGVHVMLLRNIDQQKGLCNGTRLKITFLGKRVIEAEVISGGNIGTRVFIPRLNMIPSDKKIPFKFQRRQFPLSVCFAMTINKSQGQSLSKVGLYLKDPVFTHGQLYVALSRVKTREGVKILIFDADEKPTNKTSNVVYKEVFGSL from the exons ATGGCAGCAGTTGCAAGCCGTAAAGGAGGGTTATTTTTCGTCTATGGTTACGGTGGAACTGGAAAAACGTTCTTATGGAAGACTTTGGCTTCAGCAGTTCGATGTAGAGGTGAGATAGTTTTAAATGTTGCTTCAAGTGGTATTGCTTCGTTATTACTTCCTCGTGGAAGGACAGCCCATTCTTGCTTCCATATCCCAATTAATCTCACTGAAGATTCCATGTGTCATATTAAGCCAAATAGTGATATCGCCATTTTATTAAAGGAAACTCAATTGATCATATGGGACGAAGCACCGATGGTCCATAAACATGCCTTTGAAGCTTTAGATAGGACGATGTCTGACGTATTTTCTGACGGTAGGGGTATTCGATCTGATGTTCCGTTTGGAGGGAAAGTTTTTGTATTCGGCGGTGACTTTAGACAAATCCTACCAGTTATTCCTAATGGTACTAGACAACAAATCGTTTGTGCGTCTTTAAGCTCTTCATATATATGGTCAAAGTGCAAACTGTTAAGGTTGACTAAAAACATGCGCCTAACAATTGGAGCTGATAGTTCTGATATGGACTCTATCAGGGATTTTGCGAAATGGCTACTTGATATTGGTGAAGGTAAGTTGGGAGATGATAACGATGGTGAAGCAATTATTCAGATACCCGGTGATCTATTAATCACCGATAATTATGATCCAATACAAAGCTTAATTGATTTCGTCTATCCTTCAATTATGGAACAATTTTGGAATCCTG GTGATGCTAAAGA ATTAGTTCTTAAAGTTGGTGTTCATGTTATGCTTCTCCGCAATATCGATCAACAGAAAGGTTTATGTAACGGTACAAGGCTAAAAATTACTTTTCTAGGAAAACGAGTAATAGAAGCTGAAGTTATATCTGGCGGTAATATCGGCACAAGAGTTTTTATTCCAAGGCTTAATATGATTCCGTCCGACAAAAAAATACCATTCAAATTCCAACGAAGACAATTTCCTCTATCAGTTTGTTTTGCCATGACAATTAACAAGAGTCAAGGACAATCCTTATCAAAAGTTGGTCTGTATTTGAAAGATCCTGTGTTCACTCATGGTCAGTTGTACGTTGCATTATCAAGGGTCAAGACCAGAGAAGGAGTTAAAATATTGATATTCGATGCCGATGAAAAACCAACAAATAAGACGTCTAATGTTGTCTATAAAGAAGTCTTTGGTAGCTTATAA